A stretch of Carnobacterium iners DNA encodes these proteins:
- the rpsD gene encoding 30S ribosomal protein S4, with product MSRYTGPSWKISRRLGISLSGTGKEIERRPYAPGPHGPNSRKKLTEYGLQLQEKQKLRNMYGMNERQFKNLFVKAGKIKEGKVGDNFMILLEQRLDNVVYRLGFATTRRQARQIVNHGHILVDGKRVDIPSYSVAVGQVISVREKSKNMEIITSAVESLFGRPEFVSFDGEKLEGSLNRLPLREELYAEIDEAFIVEFYNR from the coding sequence ATGTCACGTTATACAGGTCCAAGTTGGAAAATTTCACGTCGTCTAGGTATTTCACTTTCAGGTACAGGTAAAGAAATTGAACGCCGCCCTTACGCTCCCGGTCCTCATGGTCCAAACAGCCGTAAAAAATTAACTGAATACGGTTTACAATTACAAGAAAAACAAAAATTACGTAATATGTACGGTATGAACGAACGTCAATTTAAAAATCTATTTGTTAAAGCTGGAAAGATTAAAGAAGGTAAAGTTGGTGACAACTTTATGATCTTACTAGAACAACGTTTAGATAATGTTGTTTACCGTTTAGGTTTCGCAACTACTCGTCGTCAAGCTCGTCAAATAGTCAACCACGGTCATATCCTTGTTGATGGCAAACGTGTTGATATCCCATCTTACAGCGTTGCTGTTGGACAAGTTATCTCTGTTCGTGAAAAATCTAAAAACATGGAAATTATCACTTCTGCTGTTGAATCATTATTTGGACGTCCAGAATTTGTTAGTTTTGATGGAGAAAAATTAGAAGGATCATTGAACCGTTTACCTTTACGTGAAGAATTATATGCTGAAATCGATGAAGCATTTATCGTTGAGTTCTATAACCGCTAA